One Cardinium endosymbiont cEper1 of Encarsia pergandiella genomic region harbors:
- a CDS encoding prolipoprotein diacylglyceryl transferase: protein MLISNAIIWDCSPVLFTKGFLTLRWYNLLFGTVVLAGIPILHYMFAKVGKDSAEAESLPNYIALAVLFGARLGHVIFYEWDYYQHHLLEIFLPVTFSPKFEITGFRGLASHGAAIGIIFAIFLYVKRLTVSLFPLRIHLTNRRPTVTFLWLADHLVILGALGCAIIRIGNFMNSEIIGQPTGSNYGVIFVRDLHDHLCKKYDSTIQNLVIRKATTANRPPIKGNYPPIELAITFKKTITDEMRIKNFLQKDLKDELIRMTYFNPPSHIYEPYGSPLSYTLEKQNGSYQTSVSTWAIPRHPAQLYEACSYFLVFMILFLLWYKKGQMLVPGRFFGFFAVVAFSLRFLNEFYKENQVAFENNMWLNMGQWLSIPWIILGLFLICRPNSTPKNVS from the coding sequence ATGCTGATTTCCAATGCAATTATATGGGATTGCTCTCCAGTGCTGTTTACCAAAGGGTTTTTAACCCTTCGTTGGTATAATTTACTTTTTGGTACCGTTGTGTTGGCAGGCATACCTATTTTACATTATATGTTTGCCAAAGTTGGCAAAGACAGCGCAGAAGCTGAATCACTTCCAAATTATATTGCTTTGGCCGTACTATTTGGGGCCCGTTTAGGCCATGTTATTTTTTATGAATGGGACTACTATCAACACCACCTATTAGAAATATTCTTACCTGTTACCTTCTCCCCTAAATTTGAAATAACAGGGTTTCGGGGGTTGGCAAGTCATGGCGCTGCTATTGGCATTATATTTGCTATTTTTTTATATGTAAAACGGCTTACTGTTTCCCTTTTTCCTCTTCGTATCCATTTAACAAACCGTCGGCCCACTGTAACGTTTTTATGGCTAGCAGACCATTTGGTCATTTTAGGTGCTTTAGGCTGTGCCATCATCCGGATAGGTAATTTTATGAATTCTGAAATTATTGGCCAACCTACGGGATCCAACTATGGCGTAATATTTGTTAGAGATTTGCATGACCATCTATGCAAGAAGTATGACTCGACCATTCAAAATTTAGTGATACGTAAAGCAACCACTGCAAACAGACCACCTATAAAAGGCAACTACCCACCCATTGAATTAGCCATTACCTTTAAAAAGACCATTACAGATGAAATGCGCATTAAAAATTTTCTTCAAAAGGACTTAAAAGATGAGTTGATTCGAATGACTTATTTTAACCCACCATCTCATATATATGAACCGTATGGTAGCCCCCTATCTTACACACTAGAAAAACAAAATGGAAGCTATCAAACCAGTGTATCCACCTGGGCCATTCCAAGGCACCCGGCACAGCTTTATGAAGCATGCTCCTACTTTTTGGTATTTATGATACTATTCTTATTGTGGTATAAAAAAGGTCAAATGTTAGTACCCGGTCGCTTCTTTGGATTTTTTGCAGTAGTCGCTTTTTCACTCCGTTTTTTGAACGAATTTTATAAAGAAAATCAAGTTGCATTTGAAAACAATATGTGGCTTAACATGGGACAATGGCTTAGCATACCGTGGATTATCCTAGGATTATTTTTGATATGCCGTCCGAACAGCACCCCAAAAAATGTAAGCTAA
- the infC gene encoding translation initiation factor IF-3, with the protein MKNTIKETLNVNERITASEVRLVGDNVTTGVYSIREALAIAASQALDLVEITKATDFPVCKVMDYAKFKYLQKRKHKEIKNNAQKVIIKEIRFGPNTSDHDFDFKLRHAINFLKTGAKVKVCVKFVGREIMFKERGELILLRFSQGLETYGKVEQLPKLEGKKMSLTIAPLIHKK; encoded by the coding sequence TTGAAAAATACAATAAAAGAAACGCTCAACGTAAATGAGCGCATCACTGCATCAGAAGTTCGTTTGGTTGGGGATAATGTCACTACTGGTGTCTATAGCATCCGTGAAGCTTTAGCCATTGCAGCATCCCAAGCGCTTGACTTAGTAGAAATTACAAAAGCAACTGATTTTCCGGTTTGTAAAGTAATGGATTATGCTAAGTTTAAATACTTGCAAAAAAGAAAGCACAAAGAAATAAAAAATAATGCACAAAAAGTTATCATAAAGGAGATTCGTTTTGGTCCCAATACCAGCGATCATGACTTTGATTTTAAGTTAAGGCATGCCATTAACTTCTTAAAAACTGGTGCTAAAGTGAAAGTTTGTGTTAAATTTGTAGGTAGGGAAATTATGTTTAAAGAAAGAGGTGAATTAATCTTACTGAGGTTTTCCCAAGGGTTAGAAACTTATGGAAAGGTAGAACAACTTCCTAAACTAGAAGGGAAAAAAATGAGTCTAACCATAGCGCCCCTAATACATAAAAAATAA
- the rpmI gene encoding 50S ribosomal protein L35: MPKVKTHSGSKKRFQVTGTGKIKRKHAFKNHCLAKKIKSTKQKRQLTHSTLVHAANAPTIRKLLVI, encoded by the coding sequence ATGCCAAAAGTTAAAACACATTCAGGTTCAAAAAAAAGATTTCAAGTAACCGGTACAGGTAAAATCAAACGGAAGCATGCTTTTAAGAACCATTGCTTGGCAAAAAAAATTAAAAGCACCAAGCAAAAAAGGCAACTTACCCATAGCACACTCGTACATGCAGCGAATGCACCAACCATTCGCAAATTGCTAGTCATTTAA
- the rplT gene encoding 50S ribosomal protein L20, giving the protein MPRSVNSVASKARKKRVLKLAKGYWGKRKNVWTVAKNAVEKGLLYAYRDRKTKKRTIRSLWIQRINAAARLHGMAYAQFMGKLKQSNMDINRKVLADLAMNHPNAFDAIVEKVA; this is encoded by the coding sequence ATGCCAAGATCAGTTAACTCGGTAGCCTCAAAGGCACGTAAAAAGCGGGTATTAAAATTAGCAAAGGGTTATTGGGGCAAAAGAAAAAATGTTTGGACCGTAGCCAAAAACGCAGTTGAAAAAGGGCTCTTATATGCTTATAGAGATCGAAAAACAAAAAAAAGAACCATAAGAAGTTTATGGATACAGCGCATCAACGCAGCAGCTCGTCTACATGGTATGGCGTATGCCCAATTTATGGGTAAGCTTAAGCAAAGTAATATGGATATAAATAGAAAAGTATTGGCCGACTTGGCTATGAACCATCCAAATGCATTTGATGCTATTGTGGAAAAAGTAGCTTAA
- the prfA gene encoding peptide chain release factor 1 — MIEKLKSIKKRFLQVEAAIYQPEALNDIKAYAALNKEYSKLSKIVDLYNHYERVLENLKEAKEVLNIEKEEDFREIAKQELTAALDKKVHLEGQLREALTPSDPNDSRNIVLEIRAGIGGDEAAIFTGDLFRMYKRFAEKMKWNFSTVYTIEGTAGGWKEIVCTIAGEDVYGLMKYESGVHRVQRVPATETQGRIHTSAASVVVLPEAGEVEIHLDLNDIRKDTFCSSGPGGQSVNTTYSAVRLTHIPTGLVVSCQDGKSQIKNYEKALKVLRSRLYDMEVKKQQEAIGIERRSMVKHGERGDKIRTYNFPQARATDHRIGYTEHNLTAILDGTILDMIKALRVADHAEKLQAGTETNAITSYQ; from the coding sequence ATGATTGAAAAATTAAAATCCATTAAAAAGCGGTTTCTTCAGGTAGAAGCAGCGATTTATCAACCAGAGGCCTTAAATGATATAAAGGCCTATGCAGCACTCAATAAAGAATATAGCAAGCTATCCAAAATTGTCGATTTATACAACCACTATGAACGGGTATTAGAAAATCTAAAAGAAGCAAAAGAGGTATTAAATATTGAAAAAGAAGAAGACTTTCGTGAGATTGCCAAACAAGAATTAACGGCTGCTCTAGACAAAAAAGTCCATTTAGAAGGCCAATTGCGTGAGGCACTTACCCCAAGTGATCCGAATGACAGCAGAAACATTGTTTTGGAAATTCGAGCTGGTATTGGTGGAGATGAAGCCGCCATTTTTACAGGTGATCTTTTTCGAATGTACAAACGTTTCGCGGAAAAAATGAAATGGAACTTTTCGACTGTATATACCATAGAAGGTACAGCTGGTGGATGGAAAGAGATTGTTTGTACTATAGCTGGTGAAGATGTATATGGCCTTATGAAATATGAATCTGGTGTACATCGTGTACAACGAGTGCCTGCTACGGAAACACAAGGCCGTATACATACCTCAGCAGCTAGTGTAGTGGTGTTGCCAGAAGCAGGAGAAGTCGAAATTCACTTAGATTTAAATGACATACGGAAGGATACTTTTTGTTCTTCTGGTCCAGGTGGTCAATCGGTAAACACTACCTATTCAGCCGTTCGCCTGACCCATATACCTACTGGGCTTGTCGTATCCTGTCAAGATGGTAAATCACAAATTAAAAACTATGAAAAAGCCTTAAAGGTATTGCGTTCTCGCCTCTATGATATGGAAGTTAAAAAGCAACAGGAGGCTATTGGTATAGAACGAAGGTCTATGGTTAAGCATGGAGAAAGAGGAGATAAAATCAGAACCTATAATTTCCCCCAAGCCCGTGCAACAGACCATCGGATTGGCTATACTGAACATAATTTAACGGCTATATTAGATGGCACTATATTGGATATGATCAAAGCTCTACGTGTGGCAGATCATGCAGAAAAATTACAAGCAGGAACAGAGACAAACGCCATTACTTCTTATCAATAG
- a CDS encoding ABC transporter ATP-binding protein: MHPITKNLKSFILHFVAPFKWHFISMACFRVCFVLDNLVVPYAFKILVTRLTALDKNRTDSWIKLAGPLILLLGIIGLIEVLFRLFDYMKVKTIPGFEAKVRTWIVRRLQGYSYQFFTAHFSGDLVKRINDLTDGISQVMMMIISSFLPTFCTMLVGVISFAYIHPIFGGVLMVWLILHTATYFFASKKCSRVIALHAEKVSQLSGSIVDGFTNILSIKLFAPKNQEITHLLAPQAAEKEAHKKALRLIMRLHFIISGLSMGFMGIGMIAYVIYYWQLGKLSIADVTYIFYAGNNMCNLVWVSVAEFPDFLEEIGYCQQALKLLQKEHAVLDASNASVLKCHSAAIAFQNVSFSYGADNPIFQNQTIAIAPGEKVGLVGLSGSGKTTFIHLLLRFFEPDEGVITIDGQDISTVTQASLRAAISVIPQDTTLFHASILENIRYGRRDATDDEVMDAAKKAKCHEFIIHLSKGYYTLVGERGSTLSGGQRQRIAIARAILKNAPIFILDEATSALDAVTENEIQESLATIMVDKTVITIAHRLTVLAAMDRLLVFNSGKIIANGPHKMLLKTSPFYANMCRLQFDGAL; encoded by the coding sequence ATGCATCCCATTACTAAAAATCTAAAAAGCTTTATTCTGCATTTTGTAGCACCATTCAAGTGGCATTTCATATCCATGGCTTGTTTTCGAGTCTGTTTTGTACTTGATAATTTGGTAGTCCCCTATGCCTTTAAAATACTCGTCACACGACTTACCGCATTAGACAAAAATAGAACAGATAGCTGGATAAAGCTGGCTGGTCCGTTGATCCTTTTGTTAGGGATCATTGGGCTAATAGAGGTTTTATTTCGTCTATTTGACTATATGAAAGTCAAAACTATCCCTGGTTTTGAAGCAAAAGTACGTACATGGATTGTGCGCCGTTTGCAAGGCTATTCCTATCAATTTTTTACAGCCCATTTTTCTGGTGATTTGGTAAAACGGATCAATGATTTAACTGATGGCATTAGTCAAGTTATGATGATGATTATTTCTTCATTTTTGCCTACATTTTGCACTATGTTGGTAGGTGTCATTTCTTTTGCCTATATACATCCGATTTTTGGTGGCGTATTAATGGTTTGGTTGATACTCCATACCGCTACTTACTTTTTTGCTTCAAAAAAGTGCAGCCGTGTTATAGCATTACATGCAGAAAAGGTAAGCCAATTGTCTGGTAGTATAGTAGATGGCTTTACAAATATATTAAGTATAAAACTTTTTGCACCTAAAAATCAAGAAATTACTCATTTATTAGCCCCACAAGCAGCAGAAAAGGAAGCACATAAAAAAGCCTTAAGGCTTATTATGCGTCTACATTTTATCATTAGTGGTCTTTCTATGGGATTTATGGGCATAGGGATGATTGCTTATGTGATCTATTATTGGCAACTGGGTAAGCTTTCCATTGCTGATGTCACCTACATTTTTTATGCTGGTAATAATATGTGTAATTTGGTTTGGGTCTCTGTAGCGGAATTTCCTGATTTTCTTGAAGAAATTGGCTATTGTCAACAAGCTCTAAAATTATTACAAAAAGAACATGCTGTGCTAGATGCATCCAACGCCTCTGTACTTAAATGTCACTCAGCTGCTATTGCATTTCAAAATGTTTCTTTTTCCTATGGGGCAGATAACCCTATATTTCAAAATCAAACCATTGCTATAGCGCCTGGTGAAAAAGTAGGATTGGTAGGTTTATCGGGTAGCGGAAAAACTACTTTTATCCATTTATTACTCAGATTTTTTGAGCCTGATGAAGGTGTAATTACCATTGATGGGCAAGATATCTCCACCGTTACCCAAGCATCATTGCGTGCTGCTATTTCTGTTATACCCCAAGATACCACGCTTTTTCATGCGTCTATTTTAGAAAATATTCGTTATGGGCGTAGGGACGCAACAGATGATGAAGTAATGGATGCTGCTAAAAAAGCAAAGTGTCATGAGTTTATTATCCATCTATCAAAAGGGTACTATACTTTAGTTGGAGAAAGAGGATCAACCCTTTCAGGTGGGCAGCGCCAACGGATCGCGATTGCACGTGCTATATTAAAAAACGCCCCTATTTTCATCTTAGATGAGGCCACTTCTGCATTGGATGCCGTTACTGAAAATGAAATACAAGAAAGTCTTGCTACCATTATGGTCGATAAAACGGTTATTACGATTGCCCATAGACTAACGGTTTTGGCGGCAATGGATCGACTGTTGGTATTTAATAGCGGTAAAATAATTGCCAATGGCCCCCATAAGATGCTCTTAAAGACTAGTCCCTTCTATGCAAATATGTGTAGGTTACAGTTTGATGGGGCCCTATAA
- the trxA gene encoding thioredoxin, translated as MIRDFFKFLPGAYNFWEMPFNLRLFELMDQNIIDITDAQFDKVISQHKLVLVDFWAPWCGPCLQLAPVIEQIATIYNGKALVVKLNISENSKTPSRYFISTIPTMLLFYEGQQVDRLVGNLPITQIQPSLDKYLP; from the coding sequence ATGATAAGAGATTTTTTTAAATTTCTACCAGGGGCATATAACTTCTGGGAAATGCCTTTTAATTTAAGACTATTTGAACTTATGGACCAAAATATAATAGATATTACAGATGCGCAGTTTGATAAAGTAATTAGCCAACATAAACTTGTTTTAGTAGATTTTTGGGCGCCTTGGTGTGGCCCTTGCCTACAACTTGCGCCTGTGATAGAACAGATTGCTACCATTTATAATGGTAAAGCATTGGTTGTCAAGCTTAATATAAGTGAAAATAGTAAAACCCCTTCTAGATATTTTATCAGTACCATACCTACTATGTTGTTGTTTTATGAAGGTCAGCAGGTAGATCGTTTGGTAGGGAATCTCCCTATTACGCAAATTCAGCCCTCTTTAGACAAATATTTGCCTTAG
- the alaS gene encoding alanine--tRNA ligase, producing MQSKSIRQKFLQFFIRKRHLHQPAVAIVNKDDPSLFFVNAGMNPFKDILLGNQPIIAPRVVTVQPCLRASGKHNDLEEVGVDTYHHTLFEMLGNWSFGDYFKEEAIAWAWELLTAVYHLPKERIYVTIFGGDREDGLPKDDEAAAIWGQYLPAAHILSFAKKDNFWEMGAQGPCGPCSEIHLDIRSDSECKALPAAQLVNKGHPQVIEIWNLVFMQYNRQASGKLVDLPHKHVDTGMGLERLAMVLQGKTSNYDTDIFTPLIEKIEQIAGKSYHESTTIAVAMRVIADHLRAVAFSIADGQEPGHAKAGYVIRRILRRAIRYGYSHLAIKEPFIHQLVPVLAAQMEGVYPNLATGYIAQLIQAEEAAFFKTLVAGLRLFHHLDPSKIHQGVIAGNVAFELYDTYGFPLDLTLLMAKEKGLIVDEAGFQQALQAQKARAKKDAAVSQGDWQVVHPSVEPSFVGYDQLDVTTSIVQWRTFTNKTGMVYQLVLAATPFYPAGGGQVADTGVIRSGTQSIAVVDVQKAHGLIVHTVDQLPAQLELPVVAQVDPIQRTLAANNHTATHLLQAALQQILGTHVVQKGSLVTPNLLRFDFAHPTKLSMTQIEAVEAMVNQKIRANISCLEQRSLPLPEAKAMGAQALFGEKYGAVVRVITFDPAYSVELCGGTHVSHTGQIGFFKIIHETAIGTGIRRIEALTARNAHHFVTQQSATLTAVADLFQHPKDLVQAVAKLLYQKKQLQKQLSRYQAKAVQQIIQQLSHQLEQVGDLYLLIQTVQPPHPHALQQIALHYKAQYPKIFVLLAATFEQQAHLVISVSDPLLPYNDAHQMMQSIAPLIGGKGGGQPFFATAKGNHPTGIATALQAARKALHEPMK from the coding sequence ATGCAATCTAAATCCATTAGACAAAAATTCCTCCAATTTTTTATACGAAAAAGACACCTACATCAACCCGCAGTGGCTATTGTCAATAAAGATGACCCTTCTTTGTTCTTTGTAAATGCCGGAATGAATCCCTTTAAGGATATCCTTTTAGGTAATCAACCCATTATTGCCCCTCGTGTGGTTACGGTACAACCCTGCTTACGCGCCTCCGGTAAACACAATGACCTTGAAGAAGTAGGCGTCGATACTTACCACCATACCCTCTTTGAAATGTTGGGGAATTGGTCATTTGGGGATTATTTTAAAGAAGAAGCCATTGCCTGGGCATGGGAACTACTAACAGCTGTCTATCACCTACCTAAGGAGCGTATCTATGTCACCATATTTGGAGGAGATCGCGAAGATGGCTTGCCAAAAGATGATGAAGCTGCTGCCATTTGGGGCCAATACCTCCCTGCTGCCCATATTCTTTCCTTTGCCAAAAAAGATAATTTTTGGGAAATGGGTGCACAAGGCCCTTGTGGACCCTGTTCTGAAATCCATCTGGATATCCGTTCCGACTCCGAATGTAAGGCCTTACCCGCTGCCCAATTGGTGAATAAAGGACATCCCCAAGTCATAGAGATTTGGAACCTGGTATTTATGCAATACAACCGACAAGCTTCAGGCAAATTGGTCGACCTGCCCCATAAACATGTTGATACCGGTATGGGGTTAGAGCGGTTGGCCATGGTGTTACAAGGCAAAACATCCAACTATGATACCGATATTTTTACCCCACTGATCGAAAAAATAGAGCAGATCGCTGGTAAAAGCTACCACGAAAGTACGACTATTGCAGTAGCCATGCGGGTCATTGCAGACCACCTCCGTGCAGTAGCCTTTTCCATTGCCGATGGCCAAGAACCTGGACATGCTAAAGCTGGTTATGTGATACGTCGTATTTTGCGTAGAGCCATTCGCTATGGCTATAGCCACTTGGCTATAAAAGAGCCTTTTATCCATCAATTGGTCCCTGTTTTAGCCGCACAAATGGAAGGTGTATACCCCAACCTAGCCACCGGCTATATCGCACAACTTATTCAAGCAGAAGAAGCTGCCTTCTTCAAGACATTGGTGGCGGGATTGCGCCTCTTCCACCACCTAGATCCAAGCAAGATCCACCAAGGCGTAATAGCAGGCAATGTAGCTTTTGAACTCTATGATACCTATGGCTTCCCCTTAGACCTTACTCTATTGATGGCCAAAGAGAAAGGGTTGATAGTAGATGAAGCCGGTTTCCAACAAGCACTCCAAGCCCAGAAAGCACGTGCAAAAAAAGATGCCGCCGTCTCCCAAGGCGATTGGCAAGTGGTCCATCCATCTGTTGAACCTTCTTTTGTCGGCTATGATCAATTGGATGTCACGACCTCTATTGTACAATGGCGTACCTTTACCAATAAAACAGGTATGGTCTATCAATTGGTATTAGCCGCTACCCCTTTTTATCCAGCAGGAGGGGGGCAAGTAGCCGATACAGGCGTGATCCGATCGGGTACACAGTCTATTGCAGTGGTAGATGTACAAAAAGCACATGGTTTAATTGTCCATACTGTTGATCAGCTGCCGGCTCAGTTGGAACTACCTGTAGTAGCACAGGTAGATCCCATACAACGTACCCTGGCCGCTAACAACCATACCGCCACCCATCTTTTACAGGCTGCCTTACAACAAATATTAGGTACCCATGTCGTCCAAAAAGGTTCCTTGGTGACACCCAACCTATTGCGCTTTGATTTTGCCCATCCTACCAAGTTGTCTATGACACAAATAGAAGCAGTTGAAGCGATGGTAAACCAAAAAATCAGGGCCAATATATCCTGTCTAGAACAACGTAGCCTTCCACTTCCTGAAGCCAAAGCTATGGGTGCACAAGCCCTATTTGGTGAAAAATATGGTGCAGTAGTACGGGTTATTACCTTTGATCCCGCTTATTCTGTAGAACTTTGTGGCGGTACCCATGTATCCCATACCGGACAAATTGGCTTTTTTAAGATCATCCATGAAACCGCTATAGGTACAGGCATACGCAGAATAGAAGCCCTAACCGCCCGTAATGCCCACCATTTTGTAACCCAACAATCCGCTACCTTAACCGCAGTAGCAGATCTGTTTCAACACCCCAAAGACCTCGTACAAGCAGTAGCAAAGTTGCTCTATCAAAAAAAGCAGCTCCAGAAACAGTTGAGCCGCTATCAAGCCAAAGCTGTTCAACAAATCATCCAACAACTCTCTCACCAATTGGAACAAGTCGGTGACCTTTACCTACTGATTCAAACCGTCCAACCACCCCATCCCCATGCTTTGCAACAGATTGCTTTGCACTATAAGGCCCAATATCCCAAAATATTTGTCCTATTGGCCGCTACATTTGAACAACAAGCCCATCTAGTCATATCGGTATCCGATCCATTGCTACCATACAACGATGCCCATCAGATGATGCAATCCATAGCCCCTCTGATTGGCGGTAAGGGAGGAGGACAACCTTTTTTTGCAACCGCTAAAGGCAATCATCCCACAGGTATAGCAACTGCATTACAAGCAGCAAGGAAAGCCCTCCATGAACCCATGAAATAA